GGTTGAGGACGATGGCGACCAGACAGCCGGTGCTGATGCCGGAGTCCAGGACGACCAGCAGGTCCTTGGGGAGGTGGTGGTAGAAGTCCGGCGCGGCGATCGGGATCAGCCCGATACCGACGGCCGCCGCGACGATCAGGGCGTTGTCCCCCTTCTCCATCGCGGCGGAGGCCAGCGTCTGGATACCGCTGGCGGCCACCGAGCCGAAGAGCACGATGCCGGCGCCGCCGAGGACCGGCAGCGGGACCAGCGAGATGACCGAGGCGGCCACCGGGCACAGCCCCAGCACGATCAGGATCAGACCGCCGGTCGCCACGACGAAGCGGCTGCGCACCTTGGTCATCGCGACCAGGCCGATGTTCTGGGCGAAGGCGCTGTTGGCGAAACCGTTGAACAGCGGGCTGAGAGCGGTGCCGAGGGTGTCGGCGCGCAGTCCACCCTCGATGGTGCGCTCGTCCGCCGGACGGCCGACGATCCTGCCGAGGGCGAGCATGTCGGCCGTCGACTCGGTCATACAGACCAGCATCACGATGCACATGCTGACGATCGCGGCGATGTCGAACTGCGGGGCGCCGAAGTGGAACGGCGTCGGGAAGCCGACCAGGGACGCCTCCGAGAGCGCCGAGAAGTTGGTGATGCCGACGGGTATCGCGATCAGCGTGCCGGCGATCAGACCGAGCAGGATGGCGATCTGCTGGAGGAAGCCGCGCAGCACCCGGCGCAGCACCAGCACGATCAGGAACGTCAGCGCGGCCATCCCGATGTTCGTCAGCGAACCGTAGTCCGGGGCCCGGTCGTTGCCGCCCTGGGACCAGTTGAAGGCCACCGGCAGCAGCGAGACGCCGATCAGGGTGATGACGGTGCCGGTGACCACCGGCGGGAAGAACCGTACGAGCTTGGAGAAGTAGGGCGCGACGAGAAATCCCAGCACACCGGCGACGATCACCGCGCCGAAGATGATCGGGAGGGCGTTGTCGGGACTCTGGGCCTTGCCGATGGCGACCATCGGCGTGACACCGGCGAACGAGACGCCGTTGACGAAGGGGAGCTTGGCGCCGACCTTCCAGAAGCCGAGGGTCTGGAGGAGGGTGGCGATGCCCGCGGTGAAGAGGCTGGCGCCCATCAGGAAGGCGGTCTCGGTGGCGTTCAGCCCGCAGGCCGGGCCCACGATCATCGGCGGGGCCACCACACCCGCGTACATCGCGGCCACATGCTGGAGGCCGCTGGTGAACATCTTCAAGGGCGGGAGGGTCTCGTCGACCGGATGCTTCCGGTCCCCCTCCGACTTCTGCCCGGTCATTGCGGCCACTGCGGGCCTCCTTCGTTTTCTGCGTCGCCGGGGGCCGGCGAGCGAGGCTGTCACGGAGGGCTTGCCATGTGGTGCGTACCGCGGGAAGTTCGCCTGGTGAGCGTGGTGCGGCAGGGCGCGCTTGTGGCGCGTGGACGGTGGTGGCCGGGCCTACCGGCCCCGGGGGTACGGGAGTTCCCGCACCCCCGGGGTCCGGCGCTTGTGGATCCCGCTCGGATCCACAAGCCCGGCCGGGAGCCGTCCCTCCCGGCCGAGTCTGGGGTGTGCGCCGGTCTTGGGACCGCGCCGTGGGGGTCAGCCCTCGGCGGCGATCCGGGCCAGACGCTGTGCCTCCGCCCGCGCGGTGCGGGCGATGGCGTCCTCGTCGACGTTGCTGAGGTGGTTGTCCTCGACGACCGGCCGGCCGCCGACGAGGGAGAGGGTGACCGGCGCGGCGGCGCCGAAGACCAGCGCGGTGACCGGGTCGGCGATGGAGGAGTGGCCGAGGCCGTCCAGCTTCCACAGCACCAGGTCGGCGAGCTTGCCGGCCTCCAGCGAACCGATCTCGGCGGTCCGGCCGAGGACCTGCGCGCCGCCGTAGGTGCCCAGCCGCAGCGCCTTGCGGGCGTTGAGGGCGGCCTCCTTGTGGGCGCCGAGGCGGTTGATGAGCAGTGCGTTGCGCAGCTCGGTGTGGAGTTCGCCGGACTCGTTGGAGGCGGTGCCGTCGACGCCGAGGCCGACCGGGACGCCGGCCGCCAGCATGTCGGGGACCCTGGCGATCCCGGCCGCGAGGCGGGCGTTGGAGGACGGGCAGTGCGCGACGCCGGTGCCGGTGCGGGCGAAGGCGGCGATGTCGGAGTCGTTCATGTGGACGCAGTGCGCCATCCACACGTCGTCGCCGAGCCAGCCGGTCGACTCGAAGTAGTCGGTCGGGCCCATGCCGAACAGCTCGTGGCAGAACTTCTCCTCCTCCACGGTCTCCGAGCCGTGGGTGTGCATCCGTACGCCCTTGCGGCGGGCCAACGCGGCGCCCTCCCGCATGAGTTCGGTGGAGACGGAGAACGGCGAGCAGGGCGCGGCGGCGATGTGCACCATCGAGCCGAAGGAGGCGTCGTGGTGTGTGTCGATGGCCTCCTCGGTCGCCAGCAGCGCGCCCTCGGTGGTCTCGACGGCGAAGTCCGGGGGCAGCCCGCCGTCCTTCTCGCTGCGGTCCATGGAGCCGCGGGCCAGGGTGATCCGGGCACCGATCTCCGCGGCCGCCGCGAGCTCCGCGCCGACGAGGTCGCCGGAGCCCCGGGGGAAGACGTAGTGGTGGTCGGAGGCCGTGGTGACACCGCCCTTGACCATCATGCCGAGTGAGCCCTGGGTGGCCGCGGCGAGCATCGGGGCGTCGATGCGGGCCCAGGTCGGGTAGAGCGCGACCAGCCAGTTGAACAGGTTGTGGTCGGTGGCCAGGCCCCGGGTGATCCACTGGTAGAAGTGGTGGTGCGTGTTGATCAGGCCGGGCGTGACCAGGTGTCCGGTGCCGTCGATCCGGCGGACCACGTTCTCCAGGCCCTCGGGGGCCGGACCGGCGCCCACCGACTCGATGACGCGGTCGGCGACGACCACATGGCCGGTGGCGTACTCGGTGTCGTGGGCGTCGACGGTCGCGATGGCGCAGTTCTCGATGACGAGGCGCTGCTTCACCGCGCTGTCAGGGGATGCCGGTGCAGCCATGGTGCGGTTCCTTCTTTCGGTACTGGCGGTGGGCACGGCATGGCCCTAGGGGATTTGAGTGCCGGAGCCGGACGAGGCGGCTGACAGTACCGCTGCCCGTGGGGTGCTCCGGGTGCCGAGATGGTGGAAGAACAGGTTGAGCGCGACCGCGGTCAGGGCTCCGGCGCTGATCCCGGAGCCGAGCACGGTCTGTGCCCAGGCGGGGAAGTCGGCGTAGAAGGTGGGTGCCGCGAGCGGGATGATGCCCGCACCGAGCGACACGGCCACCAGGATGATGTTGGAGCTGTCGTCGAGACCGGCGGCGGAGAGCGTACGGATACCGCTGACCGCGATCGATCCGAACAGCACGATGCCCGCGCCGCCGAGCACCGGCATCGGCACCAGCGAGACCACCGCGCCCAGGACCGGGAACGCGCCCAGGACCAGCAGGGTGGCGCCGGCCAGCGCGACGACATACCGGCTGCGGACCCGGGTCAGCGAGACCACCCCGACGTTCTGCGCGAAGGCGCTGGTCGGGAAGCCGCCGAAGACGGGGCCGAGCAGAGTGGCCAGGCCGTCGGTGCGCAGTCCGCGGGTGAGGGTGGCGCCGGTGGCCGGGCGGTCGCAGATCTCACCGAGGGCCAGCATGCCGGCCGACGACTCCGTCATCAGCACCAGCATCACGATGCACAGCGAGAGGATCGCGGCGGGCTGGAACTCGGGGGCGCCGAAGGAGAACGGGGTGGGCAGCGCGACGACCGGGGCCGAGCGCAGCCCGTCGAAGCTCGCCATCCCGAAGGGGACCGCGGCGAGGGTGCCGGCGACCAGGCCGATCAGCAGCGCGATCTGCTTGACGAAGCCCCGGGTGAAGCGCTGGACGAGCAGGATCACCACCAGGGTGAAGGCGGCGAGCGCCAGGTACTTCATGGCGCCGAAGTCGGCGGCCTGTGCGTCGCCGCCCTGCGCCCAGCCGACCGGTACGGGCATCAGCGTGACCCCGATGAGGGTGATGACGACACCGGTGACCAGCGGCGGGAAGAAGCGGAGCAGCTTGCCGAAGAAGGGGCCGACCGCGAGGCAGAAGGCTCCGGCGACCATCACCGCCCCGTAGATCGCGGGGAGTTGATGGCCGCGGGCGGTGGTCTCGGCGATGGCCAGCATCGGGGTGATGCCGGCGGAGCTGGCCGCGTTGACGAACGGCAGGCGGTTGCCGGCGAACCGGCGGAGGCCGAGGGTCTGCAGCAGCGTGGCGAGCCCGGCGATGAGCAGGCTCGCGGCGATCAGCCGGGTCCGGCCCGCGGTGTCCAGGCCGACGGCCTGGCCGATGATGAGCGGAGGGGTGACGACACCGGCGTACATGGCCGCGATGTGCTGGAGCGCGGCCGGGACGAGCCGCCTGGCCGCCGGCTTCTCGTCCACCGGATGGACCGGGGACGCGGGGTGGTGCGGGTCGTGCGGGTGCTGTGCCATGGGTCGTTCCCCTCAGGATGTGCGCTCCCCTCCCCGCTGCGGGGTGGGGAGGGGAACGCACGGCACGGCGTTGCGTCGGAGCCGCTCAGAGGTTCGTCAGATCCACCGGGATCTTGGGCTCGACACCGTCGCGCAGAACAGTGGCTTCGATCAGGCCGTACGGGCGGTCCGCCGCGTAGTAGACCTCGTTGTCGTTCTTGAGCCCGAACGGCTCCAGATCCACCAGGAAGTGATGCTTGTTCGGGAGCGAGAAGCGGATCTCGTCGATCTCGGACCGGTTGTTGATGACGCGCGCCCCCATTTGGTACAGGGTCTGCTGGAGCGACAGGCTGTAGGTCTCCGCGAAGGCCTGCAGCATGTGCTTCTTGACCTGCTCGTACGAACGCTCCCAGTTCGGCATCCGCTGCTCGTCGTCGGTCCAGTTGAACCGCCAGCGGCCGGACACCTCGGTGGCGAGGATGCGGTCGTAGGCCTCCTTGAGGGTCGTGTACTTGTCCTTGATGTAGCCCCAGAACTCCGAGTTGGTGGAGTTCATCACCACGAGGTCCTTGAGGCCGGAGATGACCTGCCACCGCTCACCGTCATAGGTGATCTCGGTCAGGCGGGTCTCCTGGCCCTTGCGGACGAAGGAGTGCTGGACCTCGTCGGCGCCGATGAAGCGGGAGTTGGCGTCGGAGGTGGCGATCCGCTCCCAGGAGTACTCCTCGATGCGGATACGGGCCCGGTGGATCGGCTCCTGGCTGCTGACGAAGTGCCGGGCCAGGTGGATGCCGAACTGCTCGGCCGATTCGATCCCGTATTCCTTGGCGAAGGCGTACACGGTGTTCTTGGTCGTGTCCGTCGGCAGGCAGTGGGCGTTGGAACCGGAGAGGTGGACCTCTTCCAGGTCGCCGGAGAGCGACACCGAGACGTTCAGGTCCTTGATGTGGTGGGTGTCGCCGTCACGGGTGATCTTGACGACGCGGTTCTCCGCTTTGCCGTACTGGTTCTGGCCGAGCATCACCGGGCGGGCCGGGCGGGAATGGGCTGTCATGTCGGTGCTAGCTCCCTCGGTATACGGAGTAGCCGAACGGGTTGAGCAGCAGCGGTACGTGATAGTGCTCGCCCGGCTGGACGGCAAAGGTGATTGCCACCTCCGGGAAGAAAGCTCCGCTGTCCCTTACGCGGGGGGCGTCCTGCTGTTCCTCGGCTTGCTGGTGTGAAGCGCGGTGCTTGTTTGAAACGAAGTACTCCTCGACGGCGAAGTCGAGGCGCACATGGGTGGTGCCGTCCGGCAGGGCCGGCAGGTCCTTGCAGCGTCCGTCCGCGTCGGTCGTGGACGCGCCGTGGGCGGTCCAGGCGCCGTCGCTGCCGGAGCGCACCGAGAGCGTGAGGGCGACGCCCTCCGCGGGGCGGCCCACGCTGGTGTCCAGGATGTGGGTGGACACCGACGTCGGTGCGGCCGTCTCGCTGCTCATGCTGCGTCTCCTTCTGCGTGCTCCGCGATACGGGTCAGACGAATGCGGTTGATCTTGCCGAGTTCCGCACGAACGATCTCTCGTTCCTGTTCCGGCGTGTTGTCGATCCTGTTACGGACCGCGTCACGCATCTGTTCTCCGGTGCGGCCGGAGGCACAGATCAGGAAGACATGCCCGAACTTCTCCTGGTAGGCCAGGTTGAGTTCGAGCATCTCCGCCTTGAGCGCGTCGGAGGCGCCCGCCATGCCGCTCTGCTCGCGTCGCGAGGTCGGATCACCCGGCTTCGGCCGGCCTATGGGCGGGTGCCCGGCCATCGCCTCGGCCAGATCCGCCGCGGTCAGCTCGGCCATCGCGGCGTCGCTCGCGGCGAACAGGGCGTCGGTGGTGGCGTAGGGGCGCCGGGCGAGCATCCGCTCGCCCCATGCCCGGCTGGCGCACACCTCGTGCAGTGCGGCGCGCGCCGTACCGTCGTCGGCGGTGTTGAACCGGGTGAGCCCCGCGGGGGGCACGGGGGTGTCCCCCGTCGAGCGCGGTGAACTCGAAGACACGGGAAGCCTCCGTGGCCTGGTGGTGCTGGACAGCTCTGCTTGGCTGGAAACAGCTAAGACCCCTGGCAACATCACGTCAACACTTTGTTGAAAACTCGGCGACACAAAAGCCGCCGTCCGGTGCTGCGGGACGGCGGCTCCGGCGGCCGCGACGGGGCCGTGACCGACTGCCCTCAGTCGGCGTCCTTCGCGGCGTTCTCCCTGTTCAGGTAGTTGTACACGGTAAAGCGGCTCACCCCGAGAGCACTGGCGACCGTCTCCACTCCGTGCCGGACCGAGAAGGCGCCGCGGGACTCCAGGATCCGCACGACCGACTGCTTGGTCTTACGGTCCAGCTCCGCCAGCGGCACCCCGTGCCGGCGCTGGAGCTCGGCGAGGAGGTGATCGAGCGAGTCCGACAGATGCGGGAGCCGTACGGCCACCCGGTCCTGCCCCTCCCAGGCCAGGACGACATCGTCGCCCTCGGCCAGGTCCGGCGCGACCATCTGTCCGCCCATCGCGTCGACCAGCGGCTTGACCGCCTGGACGAAGGGGTGGTCGGCGGGATCCGTCATGTCGCGTCCCCCTCGCCCGGCCCGGCCTCACCGATGACATTGACCTGCAGGGAGACCCTGGTGGCACCCGCCTGCAGGGATTCGCGCAGCAGGGCGTTCACCGCATCGAGCACCCGGTCGGCGTCGCCCTCGGCCGTATTGCCGAACGGGCCGACGTCCACGGCGTCCAGCTCGGCGCCCGTGACGACGTCCCGCGCCACCACCGCATGCGCCGGCGCCTCGTCCAGATCGAACGGTTCCGTCGTGAATTCCACTCTCAATCGCACGCCGCTCAACCTACGCGCGGTTCGGCCCGGCCACCAGAAATTGCCCCGGGGCCCCCTTGACAGCCTCCGAGCCCGCCAGGCAGTGTTCCATTAAGCAGAAAAACAGTTCCACTATCCGGAAGGAGCGCCGCCGTTATGGGTTTCCCGGACACGCGCTTCAACGTCAATCTGTCGATCCTGTTCACCGAGCTTCCGTTGCTGGAGCGGCCGGCGGCCGCGCGGGCGGCGGGTTTCACAGCGGTGGAGCTGTGGTGGCCGTGGGTGGATGCCCCGGTGCCGGAGCAGGCGGAGCTGGACGCACTGCGCGCGGCGCTCAACGACGCGGGGACGCGGCTGGTGGGGCTGAACTTCTATGCCGGGCAGCTGCCGGGCCCGGACCGTGGCGCGCTGTCGGTTCCGGGTGAGGAGTCGGCGAGGTTCCGGGCGAACGTGCCGGTGGCGGTGGAGTTCGCCCGCTCGCTGGGGTGCACGAGCTTCAACGCCCTGTACGGCAACCGTGTCGAGGGCGTCGATCCGGCCGAACAGGACCGGCTGGCCCTGGAGAACCTCGCGTTCGCCGCGCGGGCGGTGGCGGAGGTGGACGGCACCCTGCTGATCGAGGCGCTCAACGCGCCCGAGTCGCCGCGCTGCCCGATCGTCTCGGCGCCGAAGGCGATCGAGGTCGTGGAGGCGGTGAACGCGGCGACGGGCCTGGACAACGCCCGTTTCCTGATGGACCTCTACCACCTGTCGATGAACGGCGAGGACCTGGACGAGGTCATCGACCGCTACACCGACCGGACCGCGCATGTGCAGATCGCCGACAACCCCGGCCGCGGCGCCCCCGGCACCGGCGACCTCGACTTCACCGCGCTGCTCGACCGCCTCGCCAAGGCCGGTTACGACGGCTGGACCGGCCTGGAGTACAAGCCCGGCGACGGCCCCAGCGCCGAGGCCTTCGGCTGGCTCCCGGCCGACCGGCGCGCAGCCCGCTCCTGACCCGTCGCAAGCCCTTCGAAAGAGACACTCATGAGCAATCTTCCCAAGATCGCGTGGATCGGTCTGGGCATCATGGGCTCGCCCATGGCCGAGAACCTGATCAAGGCCGGCTACTCGGTGACCGGCTACACCCTGGAGGCCGACAAGCTGGAGCGGCTCACCAAGAACGGCGGCCACGCGGCCGGCTCGATCGCCGAGGCCGTCACCGGCGCCGACGTCATCATCACCATGGTCCCGGCCTCCCCGCAGGTCGAGGCCATCGCCTACGGCCCCGACGGCATCCTGGCCCACGCCCGCCGCGGCGCCCTGCTGATCGACATGTCCTCGATCACCCCGCAGACCTCCATCGACCTCGCCCACGCCGCCGCCGACAAGGGCATCCGCGTCCTGGACGCCCCCGTCTCCGGCGGCGAAGCCGGCGCCATCGAAGCGGTCCTGTCCATCATGGCCGGCGGCGAACAGGCCGACTTCGACGCCGCCCGCCCCCTCCTGGAAACCCTCGGCAAAACCATCGTGCGCTGCGGCCCCCACGGCTCCGGCCAGACCGTCAAGGCCGCCAACCAGCTCATCGTCGCCGTCAACATCCAGGCCTGCGCCGAAGCCGTCGTCTTCCTGGAGAAGTCCGGCGTCGACCTGCCCGCCGCCCTCGACGTCCTGGGCGGCGGACTGGCCGGCTCCACCGTCCTGGCCCGCAAGAAGGACAACTTCACCACCCGCGACTTCACACCCGGCTTCCGCATCGACCTGCACCACAAGGACATGGGCATCGTCACCGACGCCGCCCGCGCCGTCGGCGCCGCCCTGCCCGTCGGCACCGTCGTCGCCCAACTCGTCGCCGCCCTCCGCGCCCAGGGCGACGGCGGCCTCGACCACTCCGCCCTCCTCCGCGGCGTCGAACGCCTCTCCGGGCACACCACCGAAAGCTGAGTCCATGGCGGTGCAGCGGATCCCCGCCGTTCGGGCGGCCGTCCAGATCATGAAGGACGAGGGTGTCGGGACCGTCTTCAGCTGCTCCGGTGCCGCCCTCCTCCCGCTGTATGCCGCGATGGAGGCCGGCGGTATCGGGCGGCTGCCGGTGCGCCGCGAAGAGGCCGCCGCACACATGGCGTTCGGCTGGGCCCGTACGAGCGGGAGGCCCGGCGTCGCCGCGGTGGCCGCGGGTCCCGGGGCGGCGCGGCTGGTCACCGGACTGGACGCGGCCCGGCAGGACGCCGTCCCCCTGGTCTGTATCACCGGCCGGGCGGACACCGGCCCGGACGGCTCGCCGCACCACGCGACCTGCCGGCCGCCGGATCTCGTCCGGCTGGCCGGTCCGGTCACCAAGCGCGCCGAGCGTATCGAGGATCCGGCGCGGCTTCCGGGGGCCTTTCGCGAGGCGTTCCGGATCGCGCGGGAGGGCCGCCCCGGACCGGTCCTGATCGATGTCCCGGCCGAGTGGGCCGTGGCGGAGATCGGCTACGACGCCGAGCGCGACGCCGGGGCCGGCTTCCGGCCGCCACGGGCCGGACCCGTGCGCGGTGCGGCGCCGCGGCCGCCTGTCCCGGCGTCCGGGGTCCCGGCGGAGATCGCCGGGCTCTTCGCGCCGGACGCCCATGTCGTCAGCGGTACGGCGGGCG
This genomic stretch from Streptomyces nigrescens harbors:
- the uraD gene encoding 2-oxo-4-hydroxy-4-carboxy-5-ureidoimidazoline decarboxylase encodes the protein MPPAGLTRFNTADDGTARAALHEVCASRAWGERMLARRPYATTDALFAASDAAMAELTAADLAEAMAGHPPIGRPKPGDPTSRREQSGMAGASDALKAEMLELNLAYQEKFGHVFLICASGRTGEQMRDAVRNRIDNTPEQEREIVRAELGKINRIRLTRIAEHAEGDAA
- a CDS encoding nucleobase:cation symporter-2 family protein, producing MAQHPHDPHHPASPVHPVDEKPAARRLVPAALQHIAAMYAGVVTPPLIIGQAVGLDTAGRTRLIAASLLIAGLATLLQTLGLRRFAGNRLPFVNAASSAGITPMLAIAETTARGHQLPAIYGAVMVAGAFCLAVGPFFGKLLRFFPPLVTGVVITLIGVTLMPVPVGWAQGGDAQAADFGAMKYLALAAFTLVVILLVQRFTRGFVKQIALLIGLVAGTLAAVPFGMASFDGLRSAPVVALPTPFSFGAPEFQPAAILSLCIVMLVLMTESSAGMLALGEICDRPATGATLTRGLRTDGLATLLGPVFGGFPTSAFAQNVGVVSLTRVRSRYVVALAGATLLVLGAFPVLGAVVSLVPMPVLGGAGIVLFGSIAVSGIRTLSAAGLDDSSNIILVAVSLGAGIIPLAAPTFYADFPAWAQTVLGSGISAGALTAVALNLFFHHLGTRSTPRAAVLSAASSGSGTQIP
- a CDS encoding thiamine pyrophosphate-binding protein — its product is MAVQRIPAVRAAVQIMKDEGVGTVFSCSGAALLPLYAAMEAGGIGRLPVRREEAAAHMAFGWARTSGRPGVAAVAAGPGAARLVTGLDAARQDAVPLVCITGRADTGPDGSPHHATCRPPDLVRLAGPVTKRAERIEDPARLPGAFREAFRIAREGRPGPVLIDVPAEWAVAEIGYDAERDAGAGFRPPRAGPVRGAAPRPPVPASGVPAEIAGLFAPDAHVVSGTAGACARSGPPGWEVPAAIGVRTALDSLGEREAEVVAVIDSQDLPALAEELATAAQHSVPFVLIMLTPVLTPPGHEPDFPDHVKLVEAYGCAGRYLAGPADPAELRSAAEWARKEAVSTRRPVLLEVRAV
- a CDS encoding helix-turn-helix domain-containing protein, translating into MTDPADHPFVQAVKPLVDAMGGQMVAPDLAEGDDVVLAWEGQDRVAVRLPHLSDSLDHLLAELQRRHGVPLAELDRKTKQSVVRILESRGAFSVRHGVETVASALGVSRFTVYNYLNRENAAKDAD
- a CDS encoding nucleobase:cation symporter-2 family protein, coding for MTGQKSEGDRKHPVDETLPPLKMFTSGLQHVAAMYAGVVAPPMIVGPACGLNATETAFLMGASLFTAGIATLLQTLGFWKVGAKLPFVNGVSFAGVTPMVAIGKAQSPDNALPIIFGAVIVAGVLGFLVAPYFSKLVRFFPPVVTGTVITLIGVSLLPVAFNWSQGGNDRAPDYGSLTNIGMAALTFLIVLVLRRVLRGFLQQIAILLGLIAGTLIAIPVGITNFSALSEASLVGFPTPFHFGAPQFDIAAIVSMCIVMLVCMTESTADMLALGRIVGRPADERTIEGGLRADTLGTALSPLFNGFANSAFAQNIGLVAMTKVRSRFVVATGGLILIVLGLCPVAASVISLVPLPVLGGAGIVLFGSVAASGIQTLASAAMEKGDNALIVAAAVGIGLIPIAAPDFYHHLPKDLLVVLDSGISTGCLVAIVLNLAFNHFGRKTAEGDAADEDTAHEDTADGTAAAAHGDPETPPQPAPGTTDEAGAPAAAPAH
- the pucL gene encoding factor-independent urate hydroxylase, whose protein sequence is MTAHSRPARPVMLGQNQYGKAENRVVKITRDGDTHHIKDLNVSVSLSGDLEEVHLSGSNAHCLPTDTTKNTVYAFAKEYGIESAEQFGIHLARHFVSSQEPIHRARIRIEEYSWERIATSDANSRFIGADEVQHSFVRKGQETRLTEITYDGERWQVISGLKDLVVMNSTNSEFWGYIKDKYTTLKEAYDRILATEVSGRWRFNWTDDEQRMPNWERSYEQVKKHMLQAFAETYSLSLQQTLYQMGARVINNRSEIDEIRFSLPNKHHFLVDLEPFGLKNDNEVYYAADRPYGLIEATVLRDGVEPKIPVDLTNL
- the uraH gene encoding hydroxyisourate hydrolase, with amino-acid sequence MSSETAAPTSVSTHILDTSVGRPAEGVALTLSVRSGSDGAWTAHGASTTDADGRCKDLPALPDGTTHVRLDFAVEEYFVSNKHRASHQQAEEQQDAPRVRDSGAFFPEVAITFAVQPGEHYHVPLLLNPFGYSVYRGS
- a CDS encoding 8-oxoguanine deaminase, encoding MAAPASPDSAVKQRLVIENCAIATVDAHDTEYATGHVVVADRVIESVGAGPAPEGLENVVRRIDGTGHLVTPGLINTHHHFYQWITRGLATDHNLFNWLVALYPTWARIDAPMLAAATQGSLGMMVKGGVTTASDHHYVFPRGSGDLVGAELAAAAEIGARITLARGSMDRSEKDGGLPPDFAVETTEGALLATEEAIDTHHDASFGSMVHIAAAPCSPFSVSTELMREGAALARRKGVRMHTHGSETVEEEKFCHELFGMGPTDYFESTGWLGDDVWMAHCVHMNDSDIAAFARTGTGVAHCPSSNARLAAGIARVPDMLAAGVPVGLGVDGTASNESGELHTELRNALLINRLGAHKEAALNARKALRLGTYGGAQVLGRTAEIGSLEAGKLADLVLWKLDGLGHSSIADPVTALVFGAAAPVTLSLVGGRPVVEDNHLSNVDEDAIARTARAEAQRLARIAAEG
- a CDS encoding TIM barrel protein, coding for MGFPDTRFNVNLSILFTELPLLERPAAARAAGFTAVELWWPWVDAPVPEQAELDALRAALNDAGTRLVGLNFYAGQLPGPDRGALSVPGEESARFRANVPVAVEFARSLGCTSFNALYGNRVEGVDPAEQDRLALENLAFAARAVAEVDGTLLIEALNAPESPRCPIVSAPKAIEVVEAVNAATGLDNARFLMDLYHLSMNGEDLDEVIDRYTDRTAHVQIADNPGRGAPGTGDLDFTALLDRLAKAGYDGWTGLEYKPGDGPSAEAFGWLPADRRAARS
- a CDS encoding 2-hydroxy-3-oxopropionate reductase codes for the protein MSNLPKIAWIGLGIMGSPMAENLIKAGYSVTGYTLEADKLERLTKNGGHAAGSIAEAVTGADVIITMVPASPQVEAIAYGPDGILAHARRGALLIDMSSITPQTSIDLAHAAADKGIRVLDAPVSGGEAGAIEAVLSIMAGGEQADFDAARPLLETLGKTIVRCGPHGSGQTVKAANQLIVAVNIQACAEAVVFLEKSGVDLPAALDVLGGGLAGSTVLARKKDNFTTRDFTPGFRIDLHHKDMGIVTDAARAVGAALPVGTVVAQLVAALRAQGDGGLDHSALLRGVERLSGHTTES